A part of Streptococcus porcinus genomic DNA contains:
- a CDS encoding DUF5966 family protein, which produces MVEQIIQSLLIIAAIGLILLVLYRIAKMLGSLFIIGLIGFLAFTEVYGIYLFFTERYLYVEDLATNGMLSFTTFYIAFNILLVLGLVIKVIRSRMA; this is translated from the coding sequence ATGGTAGAACAAATCATTCAAAGTCTTTTGATTATCGCAGCAATTGGACTGATTTTACTTGTCCTTTATCGGATTGCGAAGATGCTTGGAAGCTTATTTATCATTGGATTAATCGGATTTTTAGCCTTTACAGAAGTCTATGGGATTTACCTCTTTTTTACAGAAAGATACCTCTATGTCGAAGATTTAGCAACCAATGGTATGTTGAGTTTTACGACTTTCTATATTGCTTTCAATATCTTACTTGTTTTAGGACTTGTGATC